A single genomic interval of Alcaligenes sp. SDU_A2 harbors:
- the leuA gene encoding 2-isopropylmalate synthase — protein MLKTPSQKYRPFVAFERDFSERTWPSKRITHAPIWMSTDLRDGNQSLIEPMSVARKVRFFEQLVKIGFKEIEVGFPSASQTDFDFVRKLIEEKRIPDDVTIIVLTQSREDLIKRTVEAAAGAKQAIIHLYNACAPAFRKIVFNLSKDEIKNIALTGTRLVKQEVAKYPQTSWRYEYSPEVFSTTEPEFALDVCNAVVQAWEPTADKPVILNLPATIEATTPNMYADQIEWMHTHLQQRDRIVLSVHPHNDRGTAVAAAELAVMAGADRIEGCLFGSGERTGNVCLVTLALNLYTQGVDPELDFSDIDEVRRTAEYCNQLPVHPRHPYAGDLVFTAFSGSHQDAIKKGFAQQKADELWEVPYLPIDPADLGRSYDAVIRVNSQSGKGGVSYLLEQEHGLVLPRRMQIEFSRAIQRVTDTTGKEVTPADVYGIFESEYLNCKKHWKLLKHRIVSQPHAESGQQFAIEVDIEQDGVVRSLTGSGEGAISAFVNALDLSIKIMDYNEHAIGSGAETRAASFVEMRIGDNPSGFGVGIHPDIVTASFLAILSAVNRQIIAQTEQEAATA, from the coding sequence CTGGCCGTCCAAGCGCATCACCCACGCGCCGATCTGGATGAGCACCGATCTGCGCGACGGCAACCAGTCCCTGATCGAACCGATGAGCGTGGCCCGCAAGGTGCGTTTCTTCGAGCAACTGGTCAAGATCGGCTTCAAGGAAATCGAGGTCGGTTTTCCATCGGCATCGCAGACCGACTTCGATTTCGTTCGTAAGCTGATCGAGGAAAAGCGCATCCCTGACGATGTCACCATCATCGTATTGACCCAGTCCCGCGAAGACCTCATCAAACGCACGGTAGAAGCCGCAGCCGGTGCCAAGCAGGCCATCATCCACTTGTACAACGCCTGCGCCCCGGCCTTTCGCAAGATTGTCTTTAATCTGAGCAAGGACGAGATCAAGAACATTGCCCTGACCGGCACCCGCTTGGTCAAACAGGAAGTGGCCAAGTACCCACAAACGTCCTGGCGCTACGAGTACTCGCCCGAAGTGTTCAGCACCACCGAACCGGAATTCGCGCTGGACGTATGCAATGCCGTGGTGCAGGCCTGGGAGCCCACCGCCGACAAGCCCGTCATCCTGAATCTGCCCGCGACCATCGAGGCCACCACACCCAATATGTACGCAGACCAGATCGAGTGGATGCACACACATCTGCAACAGCGCGACCGCATCGTGCTGAGCGTACACCCGCACAACGACCGCGGCACCGCCGTGGCCGCCGCCGAACTGGCCGTCATGGCCGGCGCAGACCGTATCGAAGGCTGTTTGTTCGGCAGCGGCGAGCGTACCGGCAACGTCTGCCTGGTCACATTGGCCTTGAATCTGTATACGCAAGGCGTAGACCCCGAGCTGGACTTCTCCGATATCGACGAAGTGCGCCGCACGGCCGAATACTGCAACCAATTGCCCGTGCACCCGCGTCACCCCTATGCGGGCGACCTGGTCTTTACGGCATTCTCCGGCTCGCACCAGGACGCCATCAAGAAGGGCTTTGCCCAGCAAAAAGCCGACGAGCTCTGGGAAGTCCCCTACCTGCCTATCGATCCGGCCGACCTGGGCCGCAGCTACGATGCCGTGATCCGCGTCAACAGCCAGTCCGGCAAGGGCGGCGTGTCCTACCTGCTGGAACAGGAACATGGCTTGGTCTTGCCGCGCCGCATGCAGATCGAATTTAGCCGCGCCATCCAGCGCGTAACCGACACGACCGGCAAAGAAGTCACCCCAGCCGATGTGTACGGCATCTTCGAGTCCGAATACCTGAACTGCAAAAAGCACTGGAAGTTACTCAAGCACCGCATTGTCAGCCAACCCCATGCCGAAAGCGGGCAACAATTCGCCATTGAAGTGGACATCGAGCAAGACGGTGTCGTGCGCAGCCTGACCGGCTCGGGCGAAGGTGCTATTTCGGCCTTTGTGAACGCGCTGGATCTGTCCATCAAGATCATGGACTACAACGAGCACGCCATCGGCTCCGGTGCCGAAACCCGTGCGGCATCCTTTGTGGAAATGCGTATCGGCGACAACCCATCGGGTTTTGGCGTAGGCATACACCCGGACATCGTGACCGCGTCTTTCCTGGCCATTCTGAGCGCCGTCAATCGTCAGATCATTGCCCAGACCGAACAGGAAGCCGCCACGGCATAA
- a CDS encoding DUF1840 domain-containing protein gives MLVVFKSKAAANVLMFVEHAMPILRAAGRSYPDGLPERGVFTAEQLPSAIKGIEHAVGQDRENEQSPHEDEDREPDHPISQAVSFKQRAFPLLDMMREANKSGDPVLWEPADRSW, from the coding sequence ATGCTAGTCGTATTCAAAAGCAAGGCCGCGGCCAATGTCCTGATGTTTGTCGAACATGCCATGCCTATTCTCCGGGCGGCGGGGCGCTCTTACCCCGATGGCCTGCCCGAGCGTGGCGTCTTTACGGCGGAGCAACTGCCCTCCGCGATCAAGGGGATTGAGCACGCCGTGGGCCAGGACAGAGAAAACGAACAATCGCCGCACGAGGACGAGGATCGCGAACCTGATCACCCCATTTCGCAGGCGGTCAGCTTCAAGCAGCGTGCTTTTCCGTTGTTGGACATGATGCGTGAGGCAAATAAAAGCGGTGATCCGGTGTTGTGGGAGCCGGCCGATCGCTCGTGGTAG